From the genome of Etheostoma cragini isolate CJK2018 chromosome 23, CSU_Ecrag_1.0, whole genome shotgun sequence:
AACATCGATTATCCTACGTCTACTTACCTGTCGGGGCTTAGCTTTCAAGACAATGTGTATTACCCCATGGGAATCCagcccagaaaaaaaaaaaaaaaaaaaaatcaaataacttacagaaaacagaaaaaagaccCTAACAACCAACTGAACTCTCCATAACCACCATCCTCTTACTCCTCCTTAAGGagtgcatttttaaaagtgcaTAAATAATATTCCATGTCGACCACTCAAAAAAGCTAATGGTGAAATTAATAACAGGAGAAACTGCAGCACAACTAATCTGGTCCCCGTCCTGTCGGACATCACTAAGGATTATTCTTCCTCCTGTGTGTCACTCAAGTATAGTGAAACTGCAGAAACATTACATAACTTCTTGCCAATTTCCTATCATTCATCAATCCAGACTTCTAGCATCCCCAACTTTCcacatgcatttcttttccaaaaaaCCTTACAAAAACCCTTTTAACCTGCATACATTTCTTCTCAaacctggtaaaaaaaaaaaaaaagaaacttgccAAATCTCCTTTTCCTCAAGTATCATGCATCAGTACTACCTAGCTGAGAATAAAATCACCTGCAAACCATCTACTAAACACTAACATGTAGGAGCTAGACTAAAAACAAAACGTAGCCTCACTGAACTCTACTACATGTAAATATTGTCCTATTGACATCCTCTACTGGTCTGTGGATATGGCAGTGAAATCAATACATTAATAACTGACCTTGTCCTCCGTGTTAACCTTTAACGGTAGCCACTGCTCCAGACCTCAAAGCCCCTCATGAACTTCCTCTGTGAGCAGGCCCAGCCCACTCCTGGCCAACACTTTTCAGCATAAATAGTAAGCAGTGCTTCAGGTGCACAGTATTATGGTTATAGTACGAGAGAGCAGCTAGCTACAGTAGCACTCCTGAAATCATGTGGGTTTAAATGCCATGTACTGTTTTATCCATTCCAAATACTACTAGGGGGTTTGCCTGCACATGTTAGGGAAACCCAGTACAAATGTGAATTGATAACTGCTCACTAAAGATGATAAAAGAGTAACATAACTAAATGCTAGCTAAATATACATTATCATATCTATTTTTACTAAGAAATATGTATATTTcatataataatgtttttttttcgaagtatgaaaatatatttaggtTTCCATTCTGGGAAACCAAAAGGCACTATCAAGTTTtcaagaatattttttttttttaaatagcttgtTTGATTACATGTGGCCCGTACAAAAAGGGAAAGTACACCCAAAAGGGTATGAATGGggcaaaaaaaggagaaaaactaaataaaatcgTATTTTTCTAAAAGTTCATGGATTGTCACACCATCGCCCACGTGGTGCCTCAACACAGATACTGGCAGCTCATGCCTCCCTTGCTCCAGTTAGTTCATTGGTAAACAGGCATGAGTGGTGTATGTGTGCAAGTTGGGTGTTGATGGGAGTTCATAAGTTGACATCACGTACATCTGTGGGGGTGCTGGACTGGTCTTGCAGCTTCCTCGCCTTGTTGCCTGCTCTGACGCCAGTCTCTTGACCGTCCTGCTGGCCTTGCTGCAGGCTGGTGGTCAGCACACGCTCTATTTGCTCCTGGCACGCCCTAAGACAATCCTGGAACAAAAAGGGTCAGACGTttgatacacatacacacagttcaGTTCCCCTATGCTACGGTTTATGTGCTATTAAGACAGGGTAGTCATTAAAACACCAACCAAACAACCCTCTAGAGACCAGGCTCATGCTTACTTTGTTCACTGTAATTATGAAAACAGGGTTTAATCTGTACACCTGTATGCAGACACTAGCGTGCAAAAACCTGGTATTTTAATGCAAGTTGTTTAACAGCTTTGGTCACATGCATTGCATACCAGCAGGGAATTATGTGCACTAAGGTAGGTGGTCCTGTCTGCATCATGACCAGAACAATGGGTACCAGCACACTCCAatacagacaacacagcccAGCGAGGTACATGGTTGGCACAGGATCCCCTTCTGACACAAGACCTGTGCATGTCTGAGGTATAAATACAGGGAAGATGTGTAGGGGGAAGGCTCCTAAAGGATTCCCTTCCTCCACCCCTCTTTGGGTTTACAGCACGGTTAGTCCCTTGTGGAGGTCTAGAGGAAATGGCTTTGACCTACTGCACCCTGAACCTTGGCGTTTGGGTATAAAACAGAATATAGGACAGTGGGACCGGATGTTTCAGGTCAACTTCCCTTGTAAAAGGGgatcctgtctctctgtctgcatccCACTGCAGGTCTGTGTGGAAGATGTGGGAGGTCTGGATCACTGAGCCGGCTGCAGGACTCTTAAAAGAATGAACCAAGGCTCGCAAAGAGGCCAACATTCCTTTGAAATGTACGGATAATTGGAACCTGATGGGCTGCAGTCAGAGGGCCTGTTGTGACGGCTAGGTTTTCGGGTCCCTCGTCGCCGTGGCAACGTAACCGCAAGCTAAGAGGCAAACCGTGTTGTTCCTGTGGCCCATTGGCAGTGGCCTTTTAGGATTTCTTTGCTTCTGGTTCATTGAAATAACAATGTTACACTGTGACAAAGGAAACCACACGCTGGGATAAATATTTAtaagtattcttttttttaagttagtgTGATTTCTGTGCAGTAGCGAAAAAAACTGACCCCACTGATCAAATGTATATAAACTCATTACGATGACATTCATAGTATTTAAATTGTTAGGATCTAATATAAGGTATTAAAGTCTATAGAGGCCCATTCACTCCCATTGTACTTATAACACGTACATACAGCAGAAACGTTCAGATTTTAAAATGCTCAGTATTGTCCAATATACGATTTATATCTCAATTCACTCCTACTGCATCTACAATTctgcaaaaacattaaagtcaaaAAGTTGTCATACATTTATAAAGTAATCTAAAATGTTCTAAGGTGTTGTTCTAAAGGTATGCGTACTGGTCAGATTTCTTTACCGGCCCTTTGCTCTAGAAAAGGTGCCTCTTGACTTGATTACGAACATATTCCTCCACCAGGAGGGGCACGCAGCTAAAGTGGGAGACATGCAGAGAAATTGCATGTGTCCTACCACAAGAATTTGGGCTCTGAGTTTTAAGAAGACATTCCCTCTGCCGCTGCTCTTTATAGCAGCAGTCTGGCTCCACAGCCAAGAGCCAAACACtcgctctccatctctctccatgAAAAGTAAATAGCTTCAATCTGCCACTGCTTAAGTCATCACTGTTGTTTACTAAAGGGCCTTCTATTCTGCTGTGAGATGTTGCaatgattattattaacaatacaTTGTAATGTAGCAATAAAACTATGGAGTAATTGCTTTTGGTATACATGTCCTTCACCGTTGTACTCACCATCTCGGTGTTTGTGATCTTGGCCAGCAGGTCTGTCAGGTTGTCTCGACTCAGCCTCTGGTCACTGTGGTCCAGCTGCAGGCCACAGACAGCAGCTCCCAGGCTGCCAGTGGCGATCATAGAAGGAGGGTTCATGGCAAGGCGATCATCTGGCAAGAAAATAGGAAGGAGTATTattgtgcattgtgtgtgtattagtcGAGCAGCAGCTTTAGGCCACAGTGACGTACAGAAACCACATTTCAATCTGTGACACAAAGAGCATCATCACTTAAAATCAGCCCAGAGGAAGTACTGTATGAGATGCAGGAGAGTCGCAACCATTTGAATCATCACCAATTTGCATTCGCCACAGCTGAACCCGACTTTCCCACAGTGTAAATTTCAACAGATCAAGCTGCACAGTGTAACGTGGGTGGGTCTCTTCATAGAAACATAAGCTCTGATTAGAAAAGCAGAGTAGGAATCCTCCTACTCGCTGTGCAATGAGTTACAGGATCGACTCCCTCCGGTACATATCGGAGTCTAAAGGCTTAAGCGACAACATGCCTAAATGGAGGAGGCGGAAGAGGAGGCAGCCAAGGAGAGTACACCTCCGCAAGTACTGAGCTAAAGCTGCTGTAGAACAGCTCATGATGTGGCTGTGAATGAAACCATCAACTCTCACCTTAACAGTTATTCATGACTttgtaaaaacatacacaccGACTTTTTAAAGCCAAGTTGagtgttatctgtacgcattttgagcgTGTGTGTTTACAGCGGGCGGACACTTACACGCCATTTTAACGGGAGAGGAAATCGACgattgagtttaggaaacgtgacatgcgggttgggtttaggaaaagaagaacagagtTGGCTTCATAGGAAACGTGACACGATTCCCAGTCTCGTGGGTGAAAGCTCTGTGTTCTACCCATCTACCACGctgaccaacctccctatgcaGATTTTCCACCTTccatactactcgctactgCCTAAATTGACAGGCTATCACAAAACGGCATCTTGACAACatgccaataatggcatacaaattGTCGTAtatacgccatttcatgagattaGTCTGCTATCTGACCACTAGGAGTCTAACAGTTTCctcataaaaccttttttacaaaGCTGATAACAGAAACGTTTTTGGAGGAATTGAGAGAACTGGTCTGTGAAACACAGAAGTGAAATGAACAAATATAGATCGATAGCTAGATAGATTGTTGTTGTGCCTGcgatttatttttcagttgatCAAACAAATCAAGTTAATCTATTTACTTATAGTTGTGAGTATTTTATGTACACCTCGAGTTGTTGAACAACTCTGAGTCTTAGGAGCACATTTGTGGTTTGATGGATAATTTAGCAGTTCATAACATAAGCGTTTAATTGAACTCCAGTGTTAAGCTGCCAGTATGCTTCTTCAGACAAGAATGCTTGTCAGACAGGCTAATAGCTTTAGAAACCTACTCTCTCCACACCTTTCTCTAGCTAGCTCTGGctttattcctttatttttaaagaatattttttggtgcatttttgGCCATTAATTGACATGACAGCTGAAGGAAAGGGgtagagagaggaggggggatgAAGGGCTGCAGGTCGAACTCGAACCAAAGCGGTCAGGACTGAGCATTAGTACATTGGGTGCAAGCTTAACCAGGTGCTTTCGTTCTTGACAGAACTATTACTCTCATTTTTAGTGTGTACAATCAAGTGCAGTACTATGAAAATGTGCAGCATTATTCccatattaaaacaatattgtgtttgtaTTGAGAGTGGTGGAACAACTATAAACACTTTGCAACTTCTTTCCTTCACTCTTTATATTATTGAGCTACTGTGAAAAGTAAATCTCCCCGGTGtgggattaaaaaaagtgttatattTCCCGAATGAAGTTGGGAAAAGttagaacagacacacacacacacacacacacacacacacacacccactacCCTTATTTTTTTAGGGGTTTCTCGCAACTCAGCCAGTTAGgagttactttagttttaggATGTTTTGGGAATATAGCCCCGGGAGGCTCTTTCACTGTTACAATAGACAGGTTTTTACGGTCTAAGCACATGGAGATGACCAGTCCTCAAAACTTGCTATACACAATTGTTAATTGCTGAACAAGTCAACCCAGCACATAGCTCTAGCCCAATGCAAACCAGTCGTGGTGGCCTGATAGCTTTGATTAAACCCTGGAGAGCAACCGCCTGCTTCACTACGCCCATCTTCTCCTCCAGGGACCAGCTGTCCATAGGAGGAGCTCCTCCATCATAAGAATAACATCTCAACTCCATATAAATCTccaaacatttacattactgCACAACCACGGCAGGCCTTTTTTTTGCTTCCACTGCGGCTACTTTGTGCTTGGCTATAACCAGCTGCTTATGAATAGCAGAGGTGACCACTGAAACACACCCAAATACCAAAAAAGTGTGACACTAAAACTGTGCTAAATGGAGCATGAAACTCATTGAAGGAGCCTATGGTTCCAATAACTAGATTCTCGTAAACAATTTCTTAATGGCCAGATCTGAACACACTGGCATTTGTGAGGAATTCAAGTGCACTAAAGTGtcctcttttgttttatttcttttattgaataAGCTGAATTAGCTGGTGGCAGATGAAAGACATCCTAGTGACAGAGTAGTGCTGTATTTTATGTGCATTAGGTTATCCCGGAGTCCAGGATATGAAAATATTAGAGGGATTCCTAGTATAGGCAAAGGAATGCCATGGAAATTCACGTAAGGGAGAGGCCTAAAGGGCCATCTGAGTTTGTGCTTCTCCAGAGCGTAAATGGTTTATTTTGGACATGAGGCTCAGATGGGAGTAGGATCACTGCCCTGACTTTTAAACCTGGAAGCTGCCCTGTCAACAAACAATACAGGGAGAGTTAAACTGCAACTGAGTCATAAAgcacaaaatacagtaagagATAACTGCGATCATTAACCATGTACTTGGTTCATCAAAACACACCACTGATAAAACTTCTCCCAGACATTTAGAAGATAAATGTGGAAATGACAACTTCAAGAGGCTTTAAAGGAAAAGGCCTACTACAGGCTGAGACTAGAAAGTGGATGAGGCTGCCAGTAGAGTATGCTGAGAACAGAAAGAGGCCACAGATGACTCACGATGTGAGAATGTTTGTGTAGGAATATTCTGCTGGATGTGGGAATCACAAGGCAGCAAAGTGAGCGTGCAAGTGAGcaaatgaaacagaaaaggcTAATAAGGTGATATGCAGCTGTGTTACCTGTGGCACAGAGGGCAATGAATGTCTGCGTGTGTTTGCGGACCATTGGCAGCTTGTCTTTTGGAAGGGGCAGCCTGCGTATGATGTGCTCTATAAAATCATTGGGGATGACTGAGGCCATGTTCCACTTCAACTTTCCAAGGACAACCAGCTCCCAGTCCtgaaatgcagagaaaaataatataaacacaaGTGTCATTGAGTTCAGATTCAGTCTCTTGGCTAACTCTACTCAGAGGGTTAAATGGCGTGCTTCCATGCCTCCATTGACCATGAAAAAGATCACAGTCTGTCCCTATTTCCAGAGGAAATGGTTCTGTAAGAAGAGTAACATTTCTTCACTTTATCTCTCCTCGCTGTATCTTATTATCTGCGTGCCTCTCATTCCTCACATCCTTTGTGTTCATATCGCCGGCATGTGACAAGCTTTGCCCTGCCAATGAGATAGCTAGCCCCTTCCTTCCTGTCACAAGCCTCAAACAGCAACAATGAGTTTGCCCTGCACAGAGCTGACTCTTCATCCAGTCAGCCTTTGCAACAGCAAGAAAGGTGGAGCATTTCATGATATAATTTCCTGTGTGTTGAGTTGACCTAAACAATTCTAAAAGGGAGAAGGTAACTTAAgtattaatagaaaaaaaacacacaagacgTAAAAATGTGCACCAATATGCTGACATTCACAAATGTGTACAGACCTCAGATTAGTGAAAACCAACCAGGACTGACAAATGTTAAgcacaaatatttggttatgaAAAGCAGAGACAGATCATTGTCATTATCAGGAGCGATACTCTCCATGGAGAACTTATTTTTTCCAGTTAACAAAATAACAAGTGACACCAGCCAATCCAAGGGCTTGCCACGGGGTTTCTATAAGTCTTGCTAAGTTAATTCActgatgacattttctttagaCCTCCACAAGTAATGATATGGGATTTGAAGACACACTCCCAAATCGTGCTAAGCATTGTGCTCTAGGGCATTCACAAACTGCAGTACATATTTTTAATCCTTTCTATGTGTcctgttttacatttaaaaaactaaaaatcttgATTTAATCTCTACATTTCTCATCAATCCTACTCAATGTTCCAAATAAAAGTCCTACTGCCGTAAAGCATCACAGAGGGACACTAAAGATTTTCTGACATTCCTTATCTTGGTCCTCCATGACCTTACATCTATTGTTATTTCACAGTATGAAGACAATGATGTCGGCCACATGCAGAGTACTTATCAAAGTCCCTGTTACCTACGAGGAACCCTCTAGAAGGTGACAGCCCCGTTACATTACCGAGTACAGCTTCTTGCttgcatttccttttattttaacacatatactgtatgtagatgaaaaaagaaaaacaaggctGACTTAAAGACTAACTTAAGTGTA
Proteins encoded in this window:
- the LOC117938769 gene encoding G1/S-specific cyclin-D2-like, whose product is MELYCLESDIPVRAQPDPIILYDDRVLQSLLTIEDRFLPQCSYFQRVQKDIQPYMRRMVAGWMHEVCEEEKSNEDVFPLAINYLDRFLAVMPTRKSYLQLLGAVCIFLASKLKDCRQLSAEKLCMYTDNSITPRELLDWELVVLGKLKWNMASVIPNDFIEHIIRRLPLPKDKLPMVRKHTQTFIALCATDDRLAMNPPSMIATGSLGAAVCGLQLDHSDQRLSRDNLTDLLAKITNTEMDCLRACQEQIERVLTTSLQQGQQDGQETGVRAGNKARKLQDQSSTPTDVRDVNL